A genome region from Chiroxiphia lanceolata isolate bChiLan1 chromosome 5, bChiLan1.pri, whole genome shotgun sequence includes the following:
- the PPFIBP1 gene encoding liprin-beta-1 isoform X4, with product MMSDASDMLAAALEQMDGIIAGSKALEYSNGIFDCQSPTSPFMGGLRALHLVEDLRGLLEMMEADEREGLRCQIPDSTAEALIEWLQSQMTNGHISGNGDVYQERLARLENDKESLVLQVSVLTDQVEAQGEKIRDLEFCLEEHREKLNATEEMLQQELLSRTTLETQKLDLMAEISTLKLKLTSVEKDRLDYEDRFRDTEDLIQEINELRLRVGEMDNERLQYEKKLKTTKSLMAKLSSMKIKVGQMQYEKQRMEQKSQILKDELSALKDKLEQKEAEVKRLHEKLVCKLKGEGIEILDRDENCKKKLKDKNIEVQKMKKAVESLMAANEEKDRKIEELRQSLNRYKKVQDMVILAQGKKGKESDSEDLNSGSVSTVLLDTPSLTDPEKSPSPTPVTASPIHDEFNVNIHEENSLQIHTSILQISIPSFSSTSKSSEADAERVKTQPRPDPASEMSEGRSAGSSPETRLCDSPVTSSLQKSSSLSSLRKEPSEVDRDPAQKPTEQVKPPVEGHSFATLTPKSASHGSTADEDSFGTRKARSSFGRGFFKIKNNKRTASAPNLAETEKGSADHLDLAGLPPRPKEADGLQMTPPSPDSRKKARGIKKLFGKLRRSQSTTFNPDDMSETEFKRGGTRATAGPRLGWSRDLGQSHNELDMPFAKWTKEQVCNWLQDQGLGSYINNGRQWILSGQTLLQASQQDLEKELGIKHPLHRKKLQLALQALGSEEENNHGKLDYHWVTRWLDDIGLPQYKTQFDEGKMDGRMLHYMSVDDLLSLKVVSVLHHLSIKRAIQVLRINNFEPNCLRRRPSDESNVTPSEVTQWTNHRVMEWLRSVDLAEYAPNLRGSGVHGGLMVLEPRFNVETMAQLLNIPPNKTLLRRHLATHFNLLIGQEAQQQKREAMESPDYVLLTATAKVKPKKLTFSNFGSLRKKKQDDGEEYVCPMELGRASGSGSKKGFKPGLDIRVYDDDDLDRLEQMEDSEGTVRQIGAFSEGINNLTHMLKEDEMFKDFATRSPSTSVTDEDSNV from the exons aCTAATGGACACATATCTGGAAATGGAGATGTTTATCAAGAAAGGCTGGCTCGTCTGGAAAATGATAAGGAATCTCTTGTTCTGCAA GTAAGCGTGCTCACAGACCAGGTGGAGGCCCAAGGAGAAAAGATTCGGGATCTGGAGTTCTGCctggaggagcacagggagaagCTGAATGCCACAGAGGAGATGCTGCAACAG GAGCTTTTAAGCAGAACAACCCTTGAAACTCAGAAGCTGGATCTTATGGCAGAGATTTCCACTCTGAAATTAAAGCTTACATCTGTAGAGAAGGATAGATTGGACTATGAGGACAGATTCAGAGACACAGAG GATTTGATCCAGGAAATAAATGAACTGCGGTTGAGAGTGGGAGAAATGGACAATGAAAGACTCCAGTAtgagaaaaaactgaaaacaaccAAA TCTTTAATGGCCAAACTTTCTAGTATGAAAATCAAAGTGGGTCAGatgcagtatgaaaagcagCGGATGGAGCAAAAAAGCCAGATATTAAAG GATGAACTCTCAGCTTTGAAAGACAAACTGGAGCAGAAGGAAGCCGAGGTAAAAAGGTTGCACGAAAAATTGGTTTGCAAGCTCAAAGGAGAAGGAATTGAAATCCTGGACAGAG ATGAAAATTGTAAAAAGAAGCTCAAAGATAAAA ATATAGAGgtacagaaaatgaagaaggcGGTAGAATCTCTAATGGCAGCAAATGAAGAGAAG GATCGGAAGATAGAAGAGCTCCGGCAATCTCTGAACAGGTACAAGAAAGTTCAAGACATGGTGATACTGGCTCAAGGTAAAAAAG GCAAGGAAAGTGACAGTGAAGACTTGAATTCAGGGTCTGTTTCCACGGTTTTACTGGACACACCAAGTCTGACTGACCCAGAGAAAAGCCCATCCCCAACCCCAGTGACAGCATCTCCAATCCACGATGAGTTTAATGTGAATATTCATGAAGAG AACTCCTTACAGATCCACACCAGTATTTTACAGATTtcaattccttctttttcatcaACATCCAAGAGCTCAGAAGCTGATGCAGAGAGAGTGAAAACACAGCCTAGGCCAGATCCTGCAAGTGAAATGAG TGAAGGAAGATCAGCAGGTTCCTCCCCAGAAACTCGTCTGTGTGATAGTCCAGT AACTTCCTCGCTGCAGAAGTCCAGCAGTCTGAGCAGTTTGAGGAAAGAGCCATCCGAAGTG GACAGAGACCCTGCCCAGAAGCCAACAGAG CAGGTTAAACCTCCTGTGGAAGGTCATAGTTTTGCAACCCTGACCCCGAAGTCTGCCTCTCATGGTAGCACGGCAGATGAGGACAGTTTTGGTACCCGCAAGGCCAGATCCTCCTTCGGCCGAGGCTTTTTCAAGATAAAGAACAACAAGAGGACTGCAAGTGCCCCCAATCTGG CTGAGACGGAGAAGGGATCTGCAGATCACTTGGATCTGGCTGGCTTGCCCCCCCGCCCAAAGGAAGCAGATGGTCTACAGATGACACCACCTTCTCCAGATTCCAGGAAAAAGGCCAGGGGGATCAAAAAGTTATTTGGAAA GCTTAGGAGAAGTCAGTCTACCACCTTCAACCCTGACGACATGTCCGAGACTGAGTTCAAACGAGGAGGGACGAGAGCGACAGCGGGGCCACGGCTGGGCTGGTCTCGAGACCTGGGGCAGTCCCACAA TGAGCTGGACATGCCGTTCGCAAAGTGGACAAAAGAGCAGGTTTGCAACTGGCTCCAGGACCAAGGGCTTGGCTCCTACATAAATAATGGCAGGCAGTGGATACTGTCTGGGCAAACACTCCTGCAGGCTTCTCAGCAGGATCTGGAAAAG GAGCTTGGGATAAAGCACCCATTGCATCGGAAGAAGCTCCAGCTTGCTCTGCAGGCACTGGGatctgaagaggaaaacaacCATGGCAAACTGGATTACCACTGGGTTACCA GGTGGCTTGATGACATTGGCCTCCCCCAGTACAAGACCCAATTTGATGAAGGGAAGATGGACGGCCGAATGCTCCATTACATGAGTGTG GATGACCTGCTGTCCTTGAAGGTTGTCAGTGTCCTCCACCACCTCAGCATCAAAAGAGCCATCCAGGTGTTGAGAATAAACAACTTTGAGCCCAACTGCCTGCGCAGGAGGCCATCGGATGAG AGCAATGTCACCCCTTCCGAGGTCACCCAGTGGACCAACCACCGTGTGATGGAGTGGTTGCGCTCCGTGGATCTGGCAGAGTATGCACCCAACCTGCGGGGCAGTGGTGTGCACGGAGGACTCATG GTTTTGGAGCCTCGTTTCAATGTAGAAACCATGGCACAGCTGCTGAACATCCCCCCAAACAAGACGCTGCTGAGGCGGCACTTGGCGACTCATTTCAACCTCCTCATCGGGCAGGAGGCCCAGCAGCAGAAACGAGAGGCCATGGAGTCCCCAGACTATGTCCTCTTGACAGCAACTGCCAAAGTAAAG CCAAAGAAACTTACCTTCAGCAATTTTGGGAGCCTGAGAAAGAAGAAGCAAGATGATGGGGAAGAGTATGTGTGTCCCATGGAGCTGGGGCGGGCATCTGGGAGTGGATCAAAGAAGGGCTTTAAGCCTGGCTTGGATATCCGAGTATATGACGATGATGATTtggacaggctggagcag ATGGAAGATTCAGAAGGGACGGTGAGGCAAATAGGAGCGTTTTCTGAAGGCATCAACAACTTGACA CACATGTTGAAAGAAGATGAAATGTTTAAAGACTTTGCGACCCGCTCTCCCAGCACCAGTGTAACAGATGAGGACTCCAATGTTTGA
- the PPFIBP1 gene encoding liprin-beta-1 isoform X11: MKTVMTSMEYSWDIHGHCVWLNKTNGHISGNGDVYQERLARLENDKESLVLQVSVLTDQVEAQGEKIRDLEFCLEEHREKLNATEEMLQQELLSRTTLETQKLDLMAEISTLKLKLTSVEKDRLDYEDRFRDTEDLIQEINELRLRVGEMDNERLQYEKKLKTTKDELSALKDKLEQKEAEVKRLHEKLVCKLKGEGIEILDRDIEVQKMKKAVESLMAANEEKDRKIEELRQSLNRYKKVQDMVILAQGKKGKESDSEDLNSGSVSTVLLDTPSLTDPEKSPSPTPVTASPIHDEFNVNIHEENSLQIHTSILQISIPSFSSTSKSSEADAERVKTQPRPDPASEMSEGRSAGSSPETRLCDSPVTSSLQKSSSLSSLRKEPSEVDRDPAQKPTEQVKPPVEGHSFATLTPKSASHGSTADEDSFGTRKARSSFGRGFFKIKNNKRTASAPNLDRSRSASAPTLAETEKGSADHLDLAGLPPRPKEADGLQMTPPSPDSRKKARGIKKLFGKLRRSQSTTFNPDDMSETEFKRGGTRATAGPRLGWSRDLGQSHNELDMPFAKWTKEQVCNWLQDQGLGSYINNGRQWILSGQTLLQASQQDLEKELGIKHPLHRKKLQLALQALGSEEENNHGKLDYHWVTRWLDDIGLPQYKTQFDEGKMDGRMLHYMSVDDLLSLKVVSVLHHLSIKRAIQVLRINNFEPNCLRRRPSDESNVTPSEVTQWTNHRVMEWLRSVDLAEYAPNLRGSGVHGGLMVLEPRFNVETMAQLLNIPPNKTLLRRHLATHFNLLIGQEAQQQKREAMESPDYVLLTATAKVKPKKLTFSNFGSLRKKKQDDGEEYVCPMELGRASGSGSKKGFKPGLDIRVYDDDDLDRLEQMEDSEGTVRQIGAFSEGINNLTHMLKEDEMFKDFATRSPSTSVTDEDSNV, from the exons ATGAAAACAGTCATGACCAGCATGGAGTACAGCTGGGACATTCACGGGCACTGCGTGTGGCTAAATAAG aCTAATGGACACATATCTGGAAATGGAGATGTTTATCAAGAAAGGCTGGCTCGTCTGGAAAATGATAAGGAATCTCTTGTTCTGCAA GTAAGCGTGCTCACAGACCAGGTGGAGGCCCAAGGAGAAAAGATTCGGGATCTGGAGTTCTGCctggaggagcacagggagaagCTGAATGCCACAGAGGAGATGCTGCAACAG GAGCTTTTAAGCAGAACAACCCTTGAAACTCAGAAGCTGGATCTTATGGCAGAGATTTCCACTCTGAAATTAAAGCTTACATCTGTAGAGAAGGATAGATTGGACTATGAGGACAGATTCAGAGACACAGAG GATTTGATCCAGGAAATAAATGAACTGCGGTTGAGAGTGGGAGAAATGGACAATGAAAGACTCCAGTAtgagaaaaaactgaaaacaaccAAA GATGAACTCTCAGCTTTGAAAGACAAACTGGAGCAGAAGGAAGCCGAGGTAAAAAGGTTGCACGAAAAATTGGTTTGCAAGCTCAAAGGAGAAGGAATTGAAATCCTGGACAGAG ATATAGAGgtacagaaaatgaagaaggcGGTAGAATCTCTAATGGCAGCAAATGAAGAGAAG GATCGGAAGATAGAAGAGCTCCGGCAATCTCTGAACAGGTACAAGAAAGTTCAAGACATGGTGATACTGGCTCAAGGTAAAAAAG GCAAGGAAAGTGACAGTGAAGACTTGAATTCAGGGTCTGTTTCCACGGTTTTACTGGACACACCAAGTCTGACTGACCCAGAGAAAAGCCCATCCCCAACCCCAGTGACAGCATCTCCAATCCACGATGAGTTTAATGTGAATATTCATGAAGAG AACTCCTTACAGATCCACACCAGTATTTTACAGATTtcaattccttctttttcatcaACATCCAAGAGCTCAGAAGCTGATGCAGAGAGAGTGAAAACACAGCCTAGGCCAGATCCTGCAAGTGAAATGAG TGAAGGAAGATCAGCAGGTTCCTCCCCAGAAACTCGTCTGTGTGATAGTCCAGT AACTTCCTCGCTGCAGAAGTCCAGCAGTCTGAGCAGTTTGAGGAAAGAGCCATCCGAAGTG GACAGAGACCCTGCCCAGAAGCCAACAGAG CAGGTTAAACCTCCTGTGGAAGGTCATAGTTTTGCAACCCTGACCCCGAAGTCTGCCTCTCATGGTAGCACGGCAGATGAGGACAGTTTTGGTACCCGCAAGGCCAGATCCTCCTTCGGCCGAGGCTTTTTCAAGATAAAGAACAACAAGAGGACTGCAAGTGCCCCCAATCTGG ATCGCAGTCGAAGTGCAAGTGCACCTACCTTAG CTGAGACGGAGAAGGGATCTGCAGATCACTTGGATCTGGCTGGCTTGCCCCCCCGCCCAAAGGAAGCAGATGGTCTACAGATGACACCACCTTCTCCAGATTCCAGGAAAAAGGCCAGGGGGATCAAAAAGTTATTTGGAAA GCTTAGGAGAAGTCAGTCTACCACCTTCAACCCTGACGACATGTCCGAGACTGAGTTCAAACGAGGAGGGACGAGAGCGACAGCGGGGCCACGGCTGGGCTGGTCTCGAGACCTGGGGCAGTCCCACAA TGAGCTGGACATGCCGTTCGCAAAGTGGACAAAAGAGCAGGTTTGCAACTGGCTCCAGGACCAAGGGCTTGGCTCCTACATAAATAATGGCAGGCAGTGGATACTGTCTGGGCAAACACTCCTGCAGGCTTCTCAGCAGGATCTGGAAAAG GAGCTTGGGATAAAGCACCCATTGCATCGGAAGAAGCTCCAGCTTGCTCTGCAGGCACTGGGatctgaagaggaaaacaacCATGGCAAACTGGATTACCACTGGGTTACCA GGTGGCTTGATGACATTGGCCTCCCCCAGTACAAGACCCAATTTGATGAAGGGAAGATGGACGGCCGAATGCTCCATTACATGAGTGTG GATGACCTGCTGTCCTTGAAGGTTGTCAGTGTCCTCCACCACCTCAGCATCAAAAGAGCCATCCAGGTGTTGAGAATAAACAACTTTGAGCCCAACTGCCTGCGCAGGAGGCCATCGGATGAG AGCAATGTCACCCCTTCCGAGGTCACCCAGTGGACCAACCACCGTGTGATGGAGTGGTTGCGCTCCGTGGATCTGGCAGAGTATGCACCCAACCTGCGGGGCAGTGGTGTGCACGGAGGACTCATG GTTTTGGAGCCTCGTTTCAATGTAGAAACCATGGCACAGCTGCTGAACATCCCCCCAAACAAGACGCTGCTGAGGCGGCACTTGGCGACTCATTTCAACCTCCTCATCGGGCAGGAGGCCCAGCAGCAGAAACGAGAGGCCATGGAGTCCCCAGACTATGTCCTCTTGACAGCAACTGCCAAAGTAAAG CCAAAGAAACTTACCTTCAGCAATTTTGGGAGCCTGAGAAAGAAGAAGCAAGATGATGGGGAAGAGTATGTGTGTCCCATGGAGCTGGGGCGGGCATCTGGGAGTGGATCAAAGAAGGGCTTTAAGCCTGGCTTGGATATCCGAGTATATGACGATGATGATTtggacaggctggagcag ATGGAAGATTCAGAAGGGACGGTGAGGCAAATAGGAGCGTTTTCTGAAGGCATCAACAACTTGACA CACATGTTGAAAGAAGATGAAATGTTTAAAGACTTTGCGACCCGCTCTCCCAGCACCAGTGTAACAGATGAGGACTCCAATGTTTGA
- the PPFIBP1 gene encoding liprin-beta-1 isoform X12, with protein MKTVMTSMEYSWDIHGHCVWLNKTNGHISGNGDVYQERLARLENDKESLVLQVSVLTDQVEAQGEKIRDLEFCLEEHREKLNATEEMLQQELLSRTTLETQKLDLMAEISTLKLKLTSVEKDRLDYEDRFRDTEDLIQEINELRLRVGEMDNERLQYEKKLKTTKDELSALKDKLEQKEAEVKRLHEKLVCKLKGEGIEILDRDIEVQKMKKAVESLMAANEEKDRKIEELRQSLNRYKKVQDMVILAQGKKGKESDSEDLNSGSVSTVLLDTPSLTDPEKSPSPTPVTASPIHDEFNVNIHEENSLQIHTSILQISIPSFSSTSKSSEADAERVKTQPRPDPASEMSEGRSAGSSPETRLCDSPVTSSLQKSSSLSSLRKEPSEVDRDPAQKPTEVKPPVEGHSFATLTPKSASHGSTADEDSFGTRKARSSFGRGFFKIKNNKRTASAPNLAETEKGSADHLDLAGLPPRPKEADGLQMTPPSPDSRKKARGIKKLFGKLRRSQSTTFNPDDMSETEFKRGGTRATAGPRLGWSRDLGQSHNELDMPFAKWTKEQVCNWLQDQGLGSYINNGRQWILSGQTLLQASQQDLEKELGIKHPLHRKKLQLALQALGSEEENNHGKLDYHWVTRWLDDIGLPQYKTQFDEGKMDGRMLHYMSVDDLLSLKVVSVLHHLSIKRAIQVLRINNFEPNCLRRRPSDESNVTPSEVTQWTNHRVMEWLRSVDLAEYAPNLRGSGVHGGLMVLEPRFNVETMAQLLNIPPNKTLLRRHLATHFNLLIGQEAQQQKREAMESPDYVLLTATAKVKPKKLTFSNFGSLRKKKQDDGEEYVCPMELGRASGSGSKKGFKPGLDIRVYDDDDLDRLEQMEDSEGTVRQIGAFSEGINNLTHMLKEDEMFKDFATRSPSTSVTDEDSNV; from the exons ATGAAAACAGTCATGACCAGCATGGAGTACAGCTGGGACATTCACGGGCACTGCGTGTGGCTAAATAAG aCTAATGGACACATATCTGGAAATGGAGATGTTTATCAAGAAAGGCTGGCTCGTCTGGAAAATGATAAGGAATCTCTTGTTCTGCAA GTAAGCGTGCTCACAGACCAGGTGGAGGCCCAAGGAGAAAAGATTCGGGATCTGGAGTTCTGCctggaggagcacagggagaagCTGAATGCCACAGAGGAGATGCTGCAACAG GAGCTTTTAAGCAGAACAACCCTTGAAACTCAGAAGCTGGATCTTATGGCAGAGATTTCCACTCTGAAATTAAAGCTTACATCTGTAGAGAAGGATAGATTGGACTATGAGGACAGATTCAGAGACACAGAG GATTTGATCCAGGAAATAAATGAACTGCGGTTGAGAGTGGGAGAAATGGACAATGAAAGACTCCAGTAtgagaaaaaactgaaaacaaccAAA GATGAACTCTCAGCTTTGAAAGACAAACTGGAGCAGAAGGAAGCCGAGGTAAAAAGGTTGCACGAAAAATTGGTTTGCAAGCTCAAAGGAGAAGGAATTGAAATCCTGGACAGAG ATATAGAGgtacagaaaatgaagaaggcGGTAGAATCTCTAATGGCAGCAAATGAAGAGAAG GATCGGAAGATAGAAGAGCTCCGGCAATCTCTGAACAGGTACAAGAAAGTTCAAGACATGGTGATACTGGCTCAAGGTAAAAAAG GCAAGGAAAGTGACAGTGAAGACTTGAATTCAGGGTCTGTTTCCACGGTTTTACTGGACACACCAAGTCTGACTGACCCAGAGAAAAGCCCATCCCCAACCCCAGTGACAGCATCTCCAATCCACGATGAGTTTAATGTGAATATTCATGAAGAG AACTCCTTACAGATCCACACCAGTATTTTACAGATTtcaattccttctttttcatcaACATCCAAGAGCTCAGAAGCTGATGCAGAGAGAGTGAAAACACAGCCTAGGCCAGATCCTGCAAGTGAAATGAG TGAAGGAAGATCAGCAGGTTCCTCCCCAGAAACTCGTCTGTGTGATAGTCCAGT AACTTCCTCGCTGCAGAAGTCCAGCAGTCTGAGCAGTTTGAGGAAAGAGCCATCCGAAGTG GACAGAGACCCTGCCCAGAAGCCAACAGAG GTTAAACCTCCTGTGGAAGGTCATAGTTTTGCAACCCTGACCCCGAAGTCTGCCTCTCATGGTAGCACGGCAGATGAGGACAGTTTTGGTACCCGCAAGGCCAGATCCTCCTTCGGCCGAGGCTTTTTCAAGATAAAGAACAACAAGAGGACTGCAAGTGCCCCCAATCTGG CTGAGACGGAGAAGGGATCTGCAGATCACTTGGATCTGGCTGGCTTGCCCCCCCGCCCAAAGGAAGCAGATGGTCTACAGATGACACCACCTTCTCCAGATTCCAGGAAAAAGGCCAGGGGGATCAAAAAGTTATTTGGAAA GCTTAGGAGAAGTCAGTCTACCACCTTCAACCCTGACGACATGTCCGAGACTGAGTTCAAACGAGGAGGGACGAGAGCGACAGCGGGGCCACGGCTGGGCTGGTCTCGAGACCTGGGGCAGTCCCACAA TGAGCTGGACATGCCGTTCGCAAAGTGGACAAAAGAGCAGGTTTGCAACTGGCTCCAGGACCAAGGGCTTGGCTCCTACATAAATAATGGCAGGCAGTGGATACTGTCTGGGCAAACACTCCTGCAGGCTTCTCAGCAGGATCTGGAAAAG GAGCTTGGGATAAAGCACCCATTGCATCGGAAGAAGCTCCAGCTTGCTCTGCAGGCACTGGGatctgaagaggaaaacaacCATGGCAAACTGGATTACCACTGGGTTACCA GGTGGCTTGATGACATTGGCCTCCCCCAGTACAAGACCCAATTTGATGAAGGGAAGATGGACGGCCGAATGCTCCATTACATGAGTGTG GATGACCTGCTGTCCTTGAAGGTTGTCAGTGTCCTCCACCACCTCAGCATCAAAAGAGCCATCCAGGTGTTGAGAATAAACAACTTTGAGCCCAACTGCCTGCGCAGGAGGCCATCGGATGAG AGCAATGTCACCCCTTCCGAGGTCACCCAGTGGACCAACCACCGTGTGATGGAGTGGTTGCGCTCCGTGGATCTGGCAGAGTATGCACCCAACCTGCGGGGCAGTGGTGTGCACGGAGGACTCATG GTTTTGGAGCCTCGTTTCAATGTAGAAACCATGGCACAGCTGCTGAACATCCCCCCAAACAAGACGCTGCTGAGGCGGCACTTGGCGACTCATTTCAACCTCCTCATCGGGCAGGAGGCCCAGCAGCAGAAACGAGAGGCCATGGAGTCCCCAGACTATGTCCTCTTGACAGCAACTGCCAAAGTAAAG CCAAAGAAACTTACCTTCAGCAATTTTGGGAGCCTGAGAAAGAAGAAGCAAGATGATGGGGAAGAGTATGTGTGTCCCATGGAGCTGGGGCGGGCATCTGGGAGTGGATCAAAGAAGGGCTTTAAGCCTGGCTTGGATATCCGAGTATATGACGATGATGATTtggacaggctggagcag ATGGAAGATTCAGAAGGGACGGTGAGGCAAATAGGAGCGTTTTCTGAAGGCATCAACAACTTGACA CACATGTTGAAAGAAGATGAAATGTTTAAAGACTTTGCGACCCGCTCTCCCAGCACCAGTGTAACAGATGAGGACTCCAATGTTTGA